Proteins from a genomic interval of Chanodichthys erythropterus isolate Z2021 chromosome 6, ASM2448905v1, whole genome shotgun sequence:
- the LOC137021803 gene encoding EEF1A lysine methyltransferase 3-like, translating into MTEDPEHLFPADDGLFEETFSADSTYRVSGQNIRIHQYYCANLGVAASVWDSALHLCQFFEKVSLDLSGMRVIELGGGTGLVGIVAARLGAHVTITDLSFALSQIERNVDANAPLSGWPSDAPAVLPLSWGHDQNRFSSSWDFILGADIIYLPETFPLLLETLVHLSKDGAVVYLASTMRREHGTQDFYDSVLPQMFKVELVQRDPESNINIYKATLR; encoded by the exons ATGACCGAAGATCCTGAGCACTTGTTTCCAGCAGACGATGGTTTATTCGAGGAGACGTTCAGCGCAGACAGCACATACCGAGTTTCAGGACAGAACATCAGAATTCATCAGTATTACTGCGCAAACCTCGGCGTAGCTGCTTCAGTGTGGGACTCG GCTCTCCATTTATGTCAGTTCTTTGAGAAAGTGTCTCTGGATCTCAGTGGGATGAGGGTAATAGAGTTGGGAGGAGGAACGGGTCTTGTTGGCATAGTGGCTGCACGATTAG GAGCCCATGTGACCATCACAGACTTATCTTTTGCCCTTTCTCAGATAGAGAGGAATGTAGACGCTAACGCCCCTCTCTCAGGGTGGCCCTCAGATGCCCCCGCCGTATTACCGCTTTCATGGGGACACGACCAGAACAGATTCTCTTCCAGCTGGGACTTCATACTGGGTGCTGATATCATCTACCTGCCCGAAACGTTCCCTCTCCTTTTGGAAACACTGGTTCATTTGAGTAAGGATGGTGCTGTCGTCTATCTTGCATCAACGATGCGCAGAGAGCACGGCACTCAAGACTTCTACGACAGTGTGTTACCGCAAATGTTCAAGGTGGAGCTCGTGCAGCGAGATCCTGAGAGCAATATCAATATTTATAAAGCCACTTTGAGATGA